A DNA window from Primulina tabacum isolate GXHZ01 chromosome 12, ASM2559414v2, whole genome shotgun sequence contains the following coding sequences:
- the LOC142520496 gene encoding uncharacterized protein LOC142520496 gives MAKGKLILICQSGGELITNGDGNLSYEGGEANAVNISHGTLFDDLKLKLAEMSNLDHTTISIKYFLPGNKRNLITLRNEKDLKRMIGFHVNSVTADIFVDGKEGFDPTVIKAHSSRDIGMKLAETLNHVSTPLVAANTVVHDGPLDSHKNSVPEDANQLVDVPINSAAIAEKSVDSSNHCQSCPVSPLSSENEADNDSDYKSRLVAAVDGAQSSAGFEMDSSPADTVKKRRRTASWMIGVHGPTIVAVSDTDRGQRQLKKNIKDRRTLTVNDKMKGQGDAIHGTDGDGLAAVALCDDDLPEKLVASWKDCITGVGQDFKSVKEFREALQKYAVAHRFVYKLKKNDTNRASGMCVDEGCSWTVHASWVPASQTFRIKKFNNLHNCGRESWKNAHPAKNLLVSVIKDKLRDSPHHKPNDIAKSISQDLGIELKYTQVRRGMEDAREQLQGSYKESYNRLPWFCEKLVETNPGSSVKLVTNDEKQLQCLFVSFYSCTQSFLNFCRPIIFLNSTSLKSKYQESLLTATAVDADDGFFLVALAIVAEDNDNNWLLFLEQLKSAVSTSPPITFVSEREKGLNKLVHAVYENAHHGYSMYHLLESFKRNLKGPFHGEGRGVLPGKFLDAARALRSSSFKKFTEEIKQISLNAYDWVMQSEAEQFTSLSFKGEPYNYIIHNVAEPYTKLVDEVRESTVMQKIGALTDMMVKLINTRQKESSTWTTRLTPSKERRLQEAALRARGLRVFISSNTIFEVHDDSTHVVNIEKWECTCLEWTQRGLPCRHAIAVCNCTGMIMYDYCSRHFTAESYRMTYSKSINPIPDIGAQMVKEEGDSSSAQVLPPAQYQQNKEQIKTWDPDKRTVTCSRCKEPGHNRSSCKATLTL, from the exons ATGGCAAAGGGAAAGCTTATACTGATATGTCAGTCTGGTGGTGAGTTAATAACTAATGGTGATGGCAACTTGTCATATGAAGGGGGAGAAGCAAATGCTGTAAATATCAGCCATGGAACTTTGTTTGATGATCTCAAATTAAAGCTAGCTGAAATGTCTAATTTAGATCATACAACAATTTCTATCAAGTATTTCCTCCCAGGAAACAAGAGAAATCTCAtcacattgagaaatgaaaaaGACCTAAAGAGAATGATTGGCTTTCATGTGAATTCAGTTACCGCTGATATTTTTGTTGATGGAAAAGAAGGATTTGACCCCACTGTGATAAAAGCGCACTCTAGCAG GGATATTGGTATGAAGCTGGCTGAAACACTAAATCATGTTTCTACACCCTTAGTTGCTGCTAATACAGTTGTCCATGATGGTCCTTTGGATTCCCATAAGAACAGTGTACCTGAGGATGCTAACCAACTAGTTGATGTCCCGATCAATTCTGCAGCAATTGCTGAAAAAAGCGTAGACAGCTCAAACCACTGTCAATCATGTCCAGTCTCACCCCTGTCTTCTGAAAATGAAGCTGACAATGATTCTGATTACAAGTCACGTTTAGTTGCTGCAGTTGATGGTGCCCAGAGTTCAGCTGGTTTTGAAATGGATAGCAGTCCAGCAGATACTGTAAAGAAACGGCGGCGCACTGCCTCATGGATGATTGGTGTCCATGGTCCAACTATTGTTGCAGTTAGCGATACTGATAGGGGACAAAGACAGCTGAAGAAAAATATCAAAGATCGTCGTACTTTAACTGTCAATGACAAGATGAAAGGCCAAGGAGATGCTATTCATGGAACTGATGGTGACGGTCTAGCTGCTGTTGCTTTATGTGATGATGATTTACCTGAAAAATTAGTTGCCTCATGGAAAGATTGCATAACTGGCGTGGGTCAGGATTTCAAAAGTGTGAAAGAGTTCCGGGAGGCACTGCAAAAGTATGCTGTAGCTCACCGCTTTGTTTATAAGCTAAAAAAGAACGACACTAATCGTGCAAGTGGCATGTGTGTTGATGAAGGCTGTTCTTGGACTGTACATGCATCTTGGGTTCCTGCTTCTCAGACATTTAGGATAAAAAAGTTCAACAATTTACATAATTGTGGAAGAGAGTCTTGGAAAAATGCTCATCCGGCAAAGAATTTGTTGGTAAGTGTTATAAAGGACAAGTTACGAGATTCCCCACATCACAAACCAAATGATATTGCTAAAAGCATTTCACAGGACTTAGGAATTGAACTGAAGTATACACAAGTAAGGCGTGGGATGGAGGACGCACGGGAGCAACTTCAGGGTTCGTATAAAGAGTCATATAATCGGTTGCCTTGGTTCTGTGAAAAGTTGGTGGAGACAAATCCTGGTAGTTCTGTCAAGCTGGTGACTAATGATGAGAAACAACTGCAATgcctttttgtttctttttattcCTGTACACAGAGCTTTCTGAATTTTTGTCGTCCCATTATTTTTCTCAATTCCACATCTTTGAAATCCAAGTACCAAGAAAGTTTGTTGACAGCCACTGCAGTTGATGCAGATGATGGATTCTTTCTAGTTGCACTGGCCATAGTTGCTGAAGATAATGATAACAACTGGCTTTTGTTTCTGGAGCAACTGAAATCTGCGGTCTCAACATCCCCACCCATAACTTTTGTCTCGGAGAGGGAAAAGGGACTAAATAAGTTAGTGCATGCGGTGTATGAGAATGCTCACCATGGTTATTCCATGTATCATCTTCTAGAAAGTTTCAAGAGGAACTTGAAGGGTCCATTTCATGGAGAAGGAAGAGGTGTTTTACCTGGAAAATTTTTGGATGCAGCACGTGCACTTAGATCCAGCAGTTTCAAGAAGTTCACTGAGGAGATCAAACAGATTTCTTTGAATGCTTATGATTGGGTTATGCAGAGTGAGGCAGAGCAATTTACTAGTTTATCATTTAAAGGGGAACCATACAACTATATTATTCACAATGTGGCAGAACCATACACTAAGCTGGTCGATGAAGTAAGAGAATCAACAGTAATGCAGAAAATAGGAGCACTGACGGACATGATGGTTAAACTGATAAATACTCGTCAAAAAGAGTCGAGTACATGGACAACGAGACTGACACCATCCAAAGAGAGAAGGTTACAAGAAGCAGCCTTAAGAGCTCGTGGCCTGAGAGTGTTCATCTCCTCCAATACAATATTTGAGGTTCATGATGATTCTACTCACGTCGTCAATATTGAGAAATGGGAATGTACATGCTTAGAATGGACGCAAAGGGGGCTGCCTTGTCGCCATGCTATTGCCGTTTGCAACTGTACCGGGATGATCATGTATGACTATTGTTCTAGGCACTTCACAGCTGAGAGTTACCGGATGACATATTCGAAATCCATAAATCCTATTCCTGACATTGGTGCACAAATGGTAAAAGAAGAGGGTGATTCAAGTTCTGCACAGGTGCTTCCTCCTGCGCAGTATCAACAGAATAAGGAACAGATTAAAACATGGGATCCAGATAAAAGGACGGTCACTTGTTCGAGGTGCAAGGAACCTGGACACAATAGATCTTCTTGTAAGGCTACCCTCACCCTTTAG
- the LOC142521033 gene encoding alcohol dehydrogenase-like 6 has product MNSTTSTAEGVAGGVISCKAAVAWAAGEPLVIEEVQLSPPAPLEIRIKVVSTSLCRSDLTAWISEAQPQLFPRIFGHEASGVVESVGHEVTEFEEGDHVLTLFTGECMSCRHCASGKSNICQVLGLERQGLMHSDKKTRFSVKGKPIYHYCAVSSFSEYTVVHSGCAVKISSIAPLEKICLLSCGVAAGLGAAWKVANISKGSTIVIFGLGTVGLSVAQGAKLRGASHIIGVDINPEKSEKAKAFGVTDFLNPNDYDQPIQQVIHQMTDGGADYAFECVGDTGLIATALQSCCSGWGLTVTLGVPKENPEIAAHYGLFLSGRTLTGSLFGGWKPKSELPSLVDKYLRKEIKIDEYITHNLMFEDINKAFDLMRQGQCLRCVMHMPK; this is encoded by the exons ATGAACTCAACCACTTCGACGGCAGAAGGTGTTGCTGGGGGCGTGATCAGTTGCAAAGCAGCGGTGGCTTGGGCCGCCGGAGAGCCATTGGTGATTGAGGAAGTGCAGCTCAGCCCTCCTGCACCCTTGGAGATCCGCATTAAAGTCGTCTCCACTTCCCTCTGTCGCAGCGATCTCACTGCCTGGATCTCTGAG GCTCAACCTCAACTATTTCCACGAATATTTGGCCACGAAGCTTCAGG AGTTGTAGAGAGTGTAGGCCATGAGGTTACTGAATTTGAAGAGGGTGACCATGTGCTCACTTTGTTTACTGGAGAATGCATGAGTTGCAGACACTGTGCTTCAGGGAAAAGCAATATTTGCCAAGTGCTTGGGTTGGAGCGTCAAGGTCTAATGCACAGTGACAAGAAAACACGCTTCTCAGTGAAAGGAAAGCCCATTTATCATTATTGTGCTGTTTCAAGTTTCAGTGAATACACTGTTGTGCACTCTGGATGTGCTGTCAAGATTAGCTCAATTGCACCTCTGGAGAAAATATGCCTTCTTAGTTGTGGAGTTGCAGCAG GTCTAGGTGCAGCTTGGAAGGTTGCCAACATCTCTAAAGGATCAACCATTGTCATTTTTGGTCTGGGAACTGTAGGACTCTCT GTTGCTCAAGGTGCTAAGCTAAGGGGAGCATCTCACATAATTGGTGTCGACATAAATCCTGAGAAGAGTGAAAAAG CTAAGGCTTTTGGAGTGACTGACTTTTTAAATCCAAATGACTACGATCAACCGATTCAGCAG GTTATACACCAGATGACTGACGGTGGGGCAGACTACGCATTTGAGTGTGTAGGAGATACTGGATTGATTGCCACTGCTTTGCAGTCTTGCTGCAGT GGATGGGGTTTGACTGTGACCCTTGGTGTGCCCAAAGAGAATCCAGAGATTGCGGCTCACTATGGACTGTTTCTCAGCGGAAGAACACTAACAGGGTCTCTTTTCGGTGGATGGAAACCGAAATCTGAACTTCCTTCACTGGTTGACAAGTACCTGCGGAAG GAAATCAAGATTGATGAGTACATCACACACAACCTGATGTTTGAAGATATTAACAAAGCATTTGACCTGATGAGACAAGGGCAATGCTTGCGCTGTGTCATGCACATGCCTAAGTAG
- the LOC142521034 gene encoding NDR1/HIN1-like protein 6 — MADQQRIHPVAVLPTRPPQGPFPSVKVDPSGHNAPVVKRKNCWYKCFCWIITTFILLLIIVAAALAVLYLVFQPKLPKYSVDNLRITDLTLNFDLTLYARFDVSIIANNPNKKIGIYYEKGSRLSVWYKETKLCQGSIPRFYQGHQNTTVLEVGLTGQNQYGTTLLQALQEQQQTGRIPLDLKIDVPVRIKLGKLKLMKVRTLGSCKLIVDSLSTNKFISIKASNCNFGLKL, encoded by the coding sequence ATGGCAGATcaacaaagaattcatccggtCGCGGTACTACCTACACGTCCTCCTCAAGGTCCGTTCCCATCGGTAAAGGTGGATCCATCAGGACATAATGCTCCAGTAGTgaaaaggaaaaattgttggtATAAGTGCTTTTGTTGGATAATCACCACCTTCATCCTCCTGCTCATCATAGTCGCGGCTGCTTTAGCAGTTCTTTACCTTGTGTTCCAACCCAAGCTTCCCAAATACTCTGTTGACAATCTCAGGATAACAGATTTGACACTTAATTTTGACTTGACGCTTTATGCGAGGTTCGATGTCAGCATCATAGCCAATAACCCCAACAAAAAGATTGGGATATACTATGAGAAAGGTAGTCGTCTTAGTGTTTGGTATAAAGAAACTAAGCTGTGCCAGGGATCAATTCCCAGATTCTACCAGGGTCACCAGAATACAACAGTGCTAGAAGTGGGGCTAACAGGCCAAAATCAGTACGGGACAACTCTGCTTCAGGCCTTGCAAGAGCAGCAACAGACTGGAAGGATTCCTTTGGATCTTAAGATAGATGTGCCAGTCAGAATTAAATTAGGGAAGCTTAAGCTGATGAAAGTAAGGACATTAGGCAGCTGCAAGTTGATTGTAGATAGCCTGTCTACCAACAAGTTTATCAGCATCAAAGCCAGTAACTGTAATTTTGGACTCAAACTCTGA
- the LOC142520489 gene encoding uncharacterized protein LOC142520489 — MAGGEEESIEAAAASRRERIRALKAAQELLNTPDDNTSVDKPQQATTNGNRNYEDTREIELQSDDEKEEDAGEDNVTMQFRNYLPHDKQLQEGKVTPPVLPKFEDPVLAAPPPEEKTEDPFLNIAPKKPNWDLRRDVQKRLDKLERRTQKAMLILMEREEEKRRVVEDNGTA; from the exons ATGGCCGGAGGAGAGGAGGAATCGATTGAGGCGGCGGCGGCCTCGCGGCGGGAGAGGATCAGAGCCCTGAAAGCCGCTCAGGAGCTCCTCAACACTCCCGATGACAATACTTCTGTTGATAAACCTCAACAAGCTACTACAAATGGAAATCGCAACTATGAGGATACTCGTGAAATTGAACTTCAATCTGATgatgaaaaagaagaagatgcAGGAGAGGA CAATGTCACTATGCAATTCCGAAACTACCTTCCTCATGACAAGCAGCTTCAAGAAGGCAAAGTCACCCCGCCAGTGCTACCGAAATTTGAAGACCCTGTCCTGGCAGCACCTCCACCGGAGGAGAAAACTGAG GATCCATTTCTGAACATTGCACCAAAGAAACCGAATTGGGACCTGAGGAGAGATGTACAGAAGAGACTTGACAAGCTTGAAAGACGAACTCAGAAAGCAATGCTGATACTCATGG AACgagaagaagaaaaaaggaGAGTTGTAGAAGACAACGGCACGGCATGA
- the LOC142520488 gene encoding uncharacterized protein LOC142520488 isoform X2 — MAAHEAPTITRTRRKSATQHGSAVSDLLQALEDYLPVLLGLVKNGSPLQHKLQFVWVNQEDEAEETEMFSAWYEILSVLHLMAMLSLTQANLLLLPRTSIDGYQPKLSEENRRSSVDVFLKAAGYLDCAVRHVLPQVPNELRRNLPVDLAEGVLRALCLQALGQCVDIQLGLAIDSAKATLAVKRRLACEMVKYWQQAQDNIMNLPLANGWGEKHSLFVKWKHIEAKAAAYYYHGLILDEGNTEKSHGMAVAALQAADEYLKESKKAGEAFNASVPVSRNTPLWGTMKYLSEKIPKDTSSKVRINKDLYTSEKIMETAPTLPDFALALKPDEYQLPLVDACWNDEEANASSKV; from the exons ATGGCAGCACATGAAGCTCCGACAATTACAAGAACAAGACGGAAAAGTGCTACTCAACATG GTTCAGCTGTGAGTGATCTTCTTCAGGCTCTAGAAGACTATTTGCCAGTTCTTTTGGGATTGGTTAAAAATG GGAGTCCGTTGCAACACAAATTACAGTTTGTTTGGGTTAATCAAGAGGACGAAGCAGAG GAAACAGAAATGTTTAGCGCTTGGTATGAAATATTATCAGTTTTGCACTTGATGGCCATGCTATCATTAACACAAGCCAATCTATTACTTCTTCCAAGAACATCCATTGATGGCTATCAGCCAAAGTTATCGGAAG AGAATCGACGATCTTCTGTTGATGTTTTCTTGAAGGCTGCCGGTTACCTTGATTGTGCTGTCCGACATGTTCTCCCGCAGGTTCCCAATGAACTAAG GAGAAATCTTCCCGTGGATCTTGCTGAAGGAGTTCTGCGAGCACTTTGCCTCCAAGCACTAGGGCAG TGTGTTGATATTCAGCTGGGACTTGCAATCGATAGTGCCAAGGCCACCTTAGCTGTGAAAAGAAGACTTGCTTGTGAGATGGTAAAATACTGGCAGCAG GCCCAAGATAACATCATGAACCTTCCACTGGCAAATGGTTGGGGAGAAAAGCATTCTTTATTCGTGAAGTGGAAACACATTGAGGCTAAG GCTGCAGCATACTACTACCATGGTTTAATTCTCGACGAGGGGAATACAGAGAAGTCCCATGGGATGGCTGTAGCTGCTCTACAAGCAGCAGACGAATATCTCAAAGAGAGCAAGAAGGCTGGTGAAGCTTTTAATGCATCAGTTCCTGTCTCTAG GAACACCCCACTTTGGGGAACCATGAAGTATCTGTCTGAAAAGATTCCCAAGGACACTTCTAGCAAGGTGCGAATCAACAAGGATCTGTACACTTCCGAAAA AATTATGGAAACAGCACCTACATTACCAGACTTTGCTTTGGCTCTGAAACCCGATGAATACCAGCTTCCTCTTGTGGACGCCTGTTGGAATGATGAAGAAGCTAATGCGTCCTCTAAAGTGTAA
- the LOC142520488 gene encoding uncharacterized protein LOC142520488 isoform X1 has product MGCLVSTPNDTGGNRRRPSNIGEVSVFVPGLRIPKPVDFSQSLGDHISKSLVERLSALRTRIVVMAAHEAPTITRTRRKSATQHGSAVSDLLQALEDYLPVLLGLVKNGSPLQHKLQFVWVNQEDEAEETEMFSAWYEILSVLHLMAMLSLTQANLLLLPRTSIDGYQPKLSEENRRSSVDVFLKAAGYLDCAVRHVLPQVPNELRRNLPVDLAEGVLRALCLQALGQCVDIQLGLAIDSAKATLAVKRRLACEMVKYWQQAQDNIMNLPLANGWGEKHSLFVKWKHIEAKAAAYYYHGLILDEGNTEKSHGMAVAALQAADEYLKESKKAGEAFNASVPVSRNTPLWGTMKYLSEKIPKDTSSKVRINKDLYTSEKIMETAPTLPDFALALKPDEYQLPLVDACWNDEEANASSKV; this is encoded by the exons ATGGGATGCCTAGTATCAACTCCTAATGATACAGGTGGAAACAGGAGGAGGCCATCAAATATTGGGGAGGTTTCTGTATTTGTCCCAGGTTTACGGATCCCCAAGCCTGTTGATTTCTCTCAGTCATTAGGTGATCACATCTCTAAAAGCTTAGTTGAACGCCTTTCTGCTCTCAGAACCAGAATAGTAGTTATGGCAGCACATGAAGCTCCGACAATTACAAGAACAAGACGGAAAAGTGCTACTCAACATG GTTCAGCTGTGAGTGATCTTCTTCAGGCTCTAGAAGACTATTTGCCAGTTCTTTTGGGATTGGTTAAAAATG GGAGTCCGTTGCAACACAAATTACAGTTTGTTTGGGTTAATCAAGAGGACGAAGCAGAG GAAACAGAAATGTTTAGCGCTTGGTATGAAATATTATCAGTTTTGCACTTGATGGCCATGCTATCATTAACACAAGCCAATCTATTACTTCTTCCAAGAACATCCATTGATGGCTATCAGCCAAAGTTATCGGAAG AGAATCGACGATCTTCTGTTGATGTTTTCTTGAAGGCTGCCGGTTACCTTGATTGTGCTGTCCGACATGTTCTCCCGCAGGTTCCCAATGAACTAAG GAGAAATCTTCCCGTGGATCTTGCTGAAGGAGTTCTGCGAGCACTTTGCCTCCAAGCACTAGGGCAG TGTGTTGATATTCAGCTGGGACTTGCAATCGATAGTGCCAAGGCCACCTTAGCTGTGAAAAGAAGACTTGCTTGTGAGATGGTAAAATACTGGCAGCAG GCCCAAGATAACATCATGAACCTTCCACTGGCAAATGGTTGGGGAGAAAAGCATTCTTTATTCGTGAAGTGGAAACACATTGAGGCTAAG GCTGCAGCATACTACTACCATGGTTTAATTCTCGACGAGGGGAATACAGAGAAGTCCCATGGGATGGCTGTAGCTGCTCTACAAGCAGCAGACGAATATCTCAAAGAGAGCAAGAAGGCTGGTGAAGCTTTTAATGCATCAGTTCCTGTCTCTAG GAACACCCCACTTTGGGGAACCATGAAGTATCTGTCTGAAAAGATTCCCAAGGACACTTCTAGCAAGGTGCGAATCAACAAGGATCTGTACACTTCCGAAAA AATTATGGAAACAGCACCTACATTACCAGACTTTGCTTTGGCTCTGAAACCCGATGAATACCAGCTTCCTCTTGTGGACGCCTGTTGGAATGATGAAGAAGCTAATGCGTCCTCTAAAGTGTAA